A window of Mustela erminea isolate mMusErm1 chromosome 19, mMusErm1.Pri, whole genome shotgun sequence genomic DNA:
CTTCCCTTTCCTAGCCAAATCCAAGAGCTGCATTCTGAGGTGGATGACACCGAGAAGAAACTATCGCTTTGACAAGCGTCCTTGGATCAATCTTCGGAATGGGTCTTGGTTGGGGTCCTCAGGTGGATGCGGTTCCTCTGATCTGTGCTGCATAAActtgttttgttactttttgGTCTCCCCTATAACTTCCTGCCAAATGTGAGGACAGTAAGGGATATGGCTCAGGATCCAGGGCAGTATTAGGACACACCAGGTTCAGTGTCACCTCTGGATCACTAGCTCAATGTCCTCCCCTGACAGGCTGGTCTACAACAGTACGTCCCGGGCCACCCAGTTCCCAGATGGTGTGGATGTACGCGTCCCTGGCTTTGGGAAGACTTTTTCACTAGAGTTCCTGGACCCCAGCAAAAGCAGTGTGGGTATGTAGCCCTTGCTCATGGCCTCCAGGAAATGGGGCTGGAAGTTCTGCTATATTCCTGGAGTGGGAGAAGTGCTCTTTGTTTGAAAGGGTAGCCTGTAAACTGTCTCTAGCCACTGAGTCTTACAGTGTTCCCTTGGGGATCTTTCTACAGTAGCTGTCCCAGTCTCCTTGTTGGGCGTGGCGTGGGGGGTTAGCACTGCCTGTCCTCTCTCTAATTCCCATACATTACTGTCTACAGGTTCCTATTTCCATACCATGGTAGAAAGCCTTGTGGACTGGGGCTACACACGGGGTGAGGATGTCCGGGGGGCCCCCTATGACTGGCGCCGAGCCCCAAGTAAGTGGTTACTTTTGCTTCCTCCCTGACgtcttggggggtggggatgaggaggtCACAGTCACCATAGGCCCTGgactctcccctcccctgggccctTTTATGTCTAGCCTAGCAATCACAGCTGTCACCCTTAGTCAGTCTGTCCTATCCTTCCCCGTTCCTCCCCCCAGGATTTCTGGGCCTCTGAGCcctggggagagagaatgaggttgaggaggagaaaaggagctCCTAGGTTTCCTCCCATCTTGGGAAAGAAGACCATTCCCCCTTGGATTTCAGCATTTTCACCACCCACCTAGTCTTGTATCTGGCCTGAAGAACATTTAGTGGTTCAGGCCCCAGGACCCTTCCTTCCTGACTACTGCCTGGCTCTGGCCTACAGATGAAAACGGGCCCTACTTCCTGGCCCTCCGGGAGATGATCGAGGAGATGCACCAGCTGTATGGGGGCCCTGTGGTGCTGGTTGCCCACAGCATGGGCAACATGTACACACTCTACTTTCTGCAGCGACAGCCACAGGCCTGGAAGAACAAGTATATTCGTGCGTTTGTGGCACTGGGTGCGCCCTGGGGGGGCGTGGCCAAGACTTGGCGTGTCCTGGCCTCAGGTAAGACCCTGCCAGACCTAGCAAGTatgggggggtgggcggggctgCTGATGTCAGGGATggtgttctctctttccttcagcaATGTCCTCCCTGGCCACTTTGTGTCTCTTCTCTTGGGTGAGGATCCTTCTTTCTCCAGAGTCATATGCTTTTCCAACcatctttttttccaaaagagaacCTAACACTTTCCAAAAGGGAACCTAACAATTTCGTCCCACTAGGTGATGGCCTTGGTTATccgtgtaaatttttttttttttccagtgtgtcCAGGCAGTGGCACAACTGTTGGTCACACAGGCACTTGCTTGTGCCTATGTCTTCACACATACACTGTGCTCTGGCCTGGCTGGCCTAACTCAGTCTGACCCCAAGTTCTTTGGGGGagccttccctttcttcctttccaccttTGGCCCACAGAAGGAAAGCTGGGCTACAGTTTCCTGTTTATGAGTTAGACCTCCATCTGTGGCAGTGGGGAGCCTTTGTGGGTAAcacagggaggaagcaggtgcagATTTCTTTGGGCTTCCTTGTCTGGCAGTGGGGAAAGCTGCCACCTCCTTCCCTAATCCTCCCCAGTTCACCTGCCTGTTTATGACTGTCACCGTGCTAGCTGTAGCCGTGgggctttcctccctccctctgctagGACGGGGGTGAACCCATGGCCCCTTACTTTAGGAGCCACAGGCCGCAGCTGTGCTCAGCATGTGAGGAGCTTTCTTCCTCATATCATCAGCACTGCCTGACCTACTTGTTGGTCAACTGATAGTTGCCATCACGTGAGACCCAGTGCCTCTCCCGGTAGTGACGCTGGATTGGCTGGACGATGAATCCAGATATAGAGAGGACTCATAGCCACCTACTCTGTCCAGCCTGGACCTGAAAGGACAGATGGAGGCATGCCTGAGTCTGAGACAGGAGCTGTGGTGGGGCTCGGGTTCCGGCCTTTCCGAGCCTCCCTGTGAATCCCTTTAGAGCTGTGCCTCAGGTTCTGGGAAACTGTTCTGTCAGGCCTTGACAGGGGTGTGGTAGTCATGGACTAGCTAGGGGCTTCCTTTTCCTCAGGGGTCCTACAGCCAGAACCCCACAAGAGCGGAAGGCCTCTGGTCAGTCAGAAAGGTGCAGGGATGGGTGGCTGTGGGCCCTGAATAGATCACATGACCCCTGTTAACAAGTTCCAGCTCACTCCCCAGAGGCCTCACCGGCTGTGTTGCTGGCATTCCTGTGTGAGAAAGCTGCTCGTTCTGCCTGcagcctcccctcctgcctcGACTCCTGCTGGCCTGGTTGCCTGGGCCAGTGACAGGCAAATGAGTGGAATACGACCGGGGTGGCTGGCGGCAGGCCTGAGACTGAGCCTGGGAAAAGGGAAACATGTTCATAACTcagtgtaagaaaagaaaaaggaatgtgtCTCTGGGCTGCCAACGTGCTGACTGACCTTCAGCAAGGTCAGTGCCCACAAGTGGTGACAAGTGCTCAGTGGAGGGTACCGTTTACACAATGAATCACCTCGTGGGTATGTGCTGCCTAAATCCCTGGTGACGAAgtgcagaaggaaagaaacaaatcacGCTCACATGCTTCCCAGATAGAGCAGAAATAAGGGGAACACGGGAGTTATAATGCGGATGAGTTATAATGGAGGCGCGGGATTGCTGACTCGGCCCCTCCTGGGGGGCCCCGCCATAGAGGTGCTGGCTGCACCGTGCTCCCCAGCCAGTGCGCATGTCTGAGCACAGATTGAGCGAGCCCTTTCCCTGCAGGAGACAACAATCGGATCCCAGTCATCGGGCCCCTGAAGATCCGGGAGCAGCAGCGGTCTGCCGTCTCCACCAGCTGGCTGCTGCCCTACAACTACACCTGGTCATCTGGGAAGATCTTCGTGCACACCCCCACAACCAACTACACGCTGCGGGACTATCGCCGCTTCTTCCAGGACATCAGCTTCAAAGATGGGTGGCTCATGCGGCAGGACACGGAGGGGCTGGTTGAAGCCACAGTGCCTCCTGGCGTGCCGCTGCACTGCCTCTACGGCACCGGTGTCCCCACGCCAGACTCCTTCTACTACGAGAGCTTCCCGGACCGTGATCCCAAAATCTGCTTTGGTGACGGCGATGGCACCGTGAACTTGCAGAGTGCCCTGCAGTGCCAGGCCTGGCGCGGACGCCAGGAGCAGCAAGTGTCGTTGCAGGCGCTGCCAGGCAGCGAGCACATAGAGATGCTGGCCAATGCCACCACCTTGGCCTACCTGAAACGTGTGCTCCTTGGGCCCTGATCCCCGTGCCAGGCAGGGCTGTGGGATGGTGTGGCCATAGCTGCTTCTCTTGTCCTCCGGGGCTCTCGTGGCCCATGAGTGGCGTGGTCTGTGACTGACTGCCTAAGGTCCTCAGTCTTGGGTTGTGACACGTCTGCCACTGGGAAGTGCTGTTTCTTATCCTTCCTCtgtgggagggaagaaggaagaaatagtcTGGCCTCACTTGAGGGATCCTTGCTGGAAAGAATGCTGCTGCTGATGGGATTGCTGTGACCTCAGGACTGGTTCCGCAGGGCGGATCGTCTGGCACCTGGCCCCAATCCCGAACTCAGGGGCCATTTGTTCCTCATACCCCTGTGGCCTTTTCACATTCTCCCACCAGGCCCTGGTCCCTCAGTCTTCCTGTGAGGGATAGTACTGAGCTGTGGTCCCTGTCCCTAAAGGTCCCAGGGATGGGCTTCTGGTCCCTACGGTGATCTTCCCACAAACTGGCCACAGGTAGGCTTGCTACTGGCTGTGAGTGGCCTATGGCCTTGTTGCTCAACAGCTTGACTGTGGCTTTCTGGAGAGCCTGGTTCCTCCTGCAGGCAGGGGCAGGTTCTGTTCTCCGTggttcccaggtcctgggacatTCACTCCTACCTCCCTTACCTCCAAGAGCAGCCTAGCTCAGGACTGGGCAGCAGGGGGCCCTCCATTTCTTGGGGGCTCTGTCCCTGGAGCCTTGGTCCCCTTGGTTGGGCTGTTACCCACAGTATTGATGGTTCCCTTTGCCCTGGGACTGTGGTTCAGGGATGagagcagggctcagtcccatggcCTTTTAGGTACTCATGAAGAAAACTCAAGGAAGCAGCTAAGGCCATTCAGAGCTACCCTGAGCTGCCCTCTTGTTAACCCCACCACCCCATTAGCACCCTGCCCTAGGGTTTTTCTAGCACCCAGGTGGGCTGGCACAGGGCTGAGAAGAGGTAGGGCTCTTACCCATCTTGCCTATCACCTACTCCCACCAGATAGCTCAGTGGTGTTTAGTCTGCAGAGACTAGCCCAGAAACTTGAGTGGGCCCCTGAGAGAGCCAGGTGGCTTGGGGCTCCCCTGGGAGTTTTCTGTCTGTTCCAGAGGTGCTTCGCGGATCTTCCTATAATAGCAGGGATGGATGGAAAGTCTGAATCTGCCTTGGGGACAGTCATCTCCAAGTGGGCAAGTGGCTATAGGCCAAGACTGGAGTCTGGCCTCTAGGATACGACCCCAGAGTCACAGTCAGGCTGGACCGTGCTGCTCTCCCACCAGGTTTCGGTGGAGctggattttctcttttgggAACATacccaacttctctctctccttttattcctgGGTGGTGGGCTCCTCATGGAGTTCTAAGCAGGCTGTACCTTGATTCtggcaataaaaatattctggatgCTGTAAAGTACCCTGGCTGAAGCTCTGTTctgagcatgagaggagggaggtAGTGGAGTGGTGAAGGGGATAAAGAGGCAGGTAGTCAGGGGCTAGACCTTTCCTGAAGCCTTGATGGGTTCTCTTAGCACCAAGGAAAGCATGGGTTCTGTGCATCTATTCGGGCTTTATCCTCCTGCTCCATCtcctggagtctgcttcctctgctgGGATTAAGAACCAGGACCTGAAACATTCCCATTGGGATGtggctcctgccttccctctgttCGCCCCACGTGCTCCCATAGAGCTGGGGGCAGTCCTGCAGGTCACCCTGGCTGGACTCTGCTTCCCAGCCTTTTTGTCCTCTCTCAACTTTAAGGTCTCAGCATCTTTTGATCTTAGAGTTCTTCTTAAGACACAACCCATCTACTTCGTTTCTTCAGATTATCTGCCCaccatctgtctctctccctacaGAGACTGAGGGAGGAGAAACTAGGCTGAGACTAGGACAGAGACCAAGATGGGCAGAGACCAAGACTGGGAGTCAGTGGAGATGgataaagacagagaaacagagagcctgatacagggaaACATGTATAGAGATGGGGTCCGGGACTGTCTGTGGTGCGGAGCTCAGAGAGGGGTTTTAGGGCAGTGCGAGGTGGTGAGAGCCCCAGTTTCTGCCTCCTCCACAGAGCCTGGGCTTTATGCTTTAATACACTCTGGACCACTAGAGGGCGCTCTAAACCACCACTGCGCTAGTTATTGGCCAAACCTGGAAGAAGGCTGGCCCAGAGAGGGTGAGGATGCCCAGCAATACATGGGTCCAGCTGCAATTGCTGGCCTTGGTAAAAGGATAACAACACAAAAGGGTGCAAACCCTTACCTCCAGGTCCTGCCCAGcctgagtcccagctctgtgTTGATACCCACCCTCCCATGTCACTCCTTGTGGTGGCCTTACAGCCACCTACTCACCCCTGACCTGTTTCCGCTCCACTGCTATTGTTGGTTTCACAGCTGCAGAGAGAGGGCATGGAGCCACAGCAGGCTTTAACACCAGCCAGCTGGGATTCAAATATGACCTTTACCAGCTCCAGGCAAGTAGCCTGGGGAGTCTCcttacctccctgagcctcagcttgCTCATCTGAAGAATGGAGCTGAATAAATGTACCCTGCGGGTGGTCTTGAGGAACACGGATGGTATTGGGGAACATCTGATCAGTGCTTGCTACATAGTGGGCTTTCATGGTGGGTTGTAACCGGGTGTGAGACAGCAAAGCCAGACAGCTGGATGCTGGCAGGTCATGTATGCGTTTGTTGCAGGGATAAGTGGACCAGTTGCCATTGAGTgacacaagtgagcagagagtcCTTCCTCCGCCTGGCTAGGGAGACAGAGGAACGATTCAGGGGTCAAAGGGTCAGATTCTAAAGActccaaatatatacatactctCATTCGCACTTAGGGAGGGTATTCTAAGCAGAGAGCACAAGGGGGCCATACCAGTGAGGGTTCTTCAAAGATCATTGTCTCAGGTCTTTAGGTAGGAGAATGGAAGGGTTTTTAGACAGAGGAGATTCAAAGTCATTCCCCTCTGGGGATGGGTTAGAAGAAACAGGGTGGGGATTGGGAGGCTACTAGAGCTGGAGTGAAGAAAACCATGAGAACACGTTGCAGGTCCTTGGGAGGGCCGGGCAGGAGAAGGCAGGGTCCATGGTGCTGCCCATTTCTGGCCCTGTCACTGGGTGATGGGGAGCAGGGGTTTGGGTATGGTGGGTCTGGAATTAGAGGGTGTGCAGTTGTAAACACGTGTCTGGGGGAAATGACTCCATGTCCCAGGAGAGAGTCATGGCTTGAGGTTGTGGACAGGAAGCTAAGGGGGAGGGCTCAGCAGCCCATGAGGTCAGAAGACCCTAGAAGAGCCCCAGAGCTAACAGATGAAAAGAGCCcctagaaggagaggagaaggagcgGCCAGGGGTAGAGGAAGACAGGAGGGTGCACCTCCCCCCCAGAGGGTGTCAGTAGGGTCACACAAGTTGAGGACCTAAAAATGTCCTCAAACCTGAGCCCCGggaaggcggggcggggcggggaggggcgcggTGTTCGCTACGGAATCACAGCCGTGTCCCTGTGTCTGTGGAGGCCTCAGAGGACTTGAGCCGGGTCTGAGCTGTGAATGTGGGAGGACAGGTCCCAGGTCTGTGTCTTCCTAAGGTGCGTAGCGGAGGCGCTGGTGGTGAACGGGGCATGGAGGCTGTTTAGAGCTCCTTGTGTAAGCTGTTTGGCTAAGAGCCACAAAGGAACGGGCTGTGCGGGCCATTTAGAGCGAGGGTGGCCGGGCCCTGGTCACCGGCAGCCAAGAGCACGCAGACGCTGGGACTGCACTCCCGAGCCAGGCCGACCGATCCCTCGGGCCACGGCGGCCCCAGAGGCCCAGAAGCGCCGCTGCCAGCCAACCCCACGCGGAGCTAGGCGTCCTGTCCCGACGCGGGGCGCGCTGTCGCGATCCGGCGGCGCGTGACGTGGCGGGGGCGGGGTCtgggcggccgcggcggccgcggcggtcGAGCGAGCGAGCATCCTGTCGGCGCCTGGCTACTGCGAGGTAACGGGCCGCGGGCGGGCGAGCGGGGGAAGCGGGGCCGGGCCCGGGGCCGGGCGGGGatcggggccggggccggggtcgCGTCCTGGAGGCCGAACGCTCCAcgcggccgccgccgctgccgccgcagCGTGCTTGCTGCGCCGCAGCTTGCGGGCCCGCCAagccgggcgcggggcgggccggCGGCACGTGAGACACGCCGCGGCGAGAGCGTGCGGGAGGGTGACGCTGTGCGTGTGAGAGGGACCGCGAGCGTGAGGGTGGCCCCAGGAGTGTGGGGAACCCTGAGTGTAAGACTGAGCGTGTGAGAAAACTACGGGTgtatgtgtgggggtgtgtgtgagagagagagaccccccCCCCGAGTCTGAGAGTGACTGTGTGAGTGTGCAAGAAACACCCTGAGTGAGCAAATGACTGTGGGAGACACTCTGGGTGTGATGAGAGAGGAACAGGCGCCCTAGaccagaagggggtggggggagagggagggagagagggagggagggagagagagagagtgagagagtgtgtgagagagagagagaacgagaaggagagagaaaccctgAGGGTGGGAGAATCTGAGTGTAAGGGTGACTCCAGAAGTGCGGGAGAGTCTGAGAGTGTGAGGGACACTGTGGTGATAAGAGTCCCCGAGTGCGATGCTGTGTGAGAGACTGAGAAATCCTGGAGGGTGAGTGTGATGAGAAAGAGAACCCGGGCTGTGAGCAACTGCAAGTGAGAAGGACAGCGTGCAGGGCTCCCTGGGGCAGGATCAGGGCTTCCTGGGATGCTTCGAGATGGGCTCTAGGGCCGGGGCTTGCAGCCCTGGCCTGTTGGCGCCAGGGGATTGTGTGCTCCTGCTTTGATGGCTCTCTCTTGTGTCTTCATGTCCTGTCACCTTGTTTGGTCATCTCATGTTATAAATGGAAGGAGATATTTGTAAAACATTCTGAGAATTCTTGCACTAAGCAAACAGTCTGGGTACCACATTGTGTAATGGTCAGTATAAATGGGAATCAATATTTAACAGATGTTTTTGAGTGCCCCTTGTGTGCACTGGGCTGTGTGCTTCGTGACACAGTTCAAAAGAATTCGGTCTCTGCCCTtgataggggggaaaaaagcactgCCAGCAAATCTAGCATCGTGGTAGCAGAATGCTCCACCATCTGGTGCTTCTCTGAGAGCTGCTCTCTGATTTGAAGATCTGGGAGGAGCAGATTTTTTGAAAGTCTGTGAGTGCTTCCTGAGctcattttgtctctctttgcTTGCTGTGAAGCCCTTTAGGTGGAAACTGCCCAGGCTGCCTACATTACGAAGGTGCCCTTGTGGGCTAATGGCTTTTGCTTCCCAACTTTGTTCTCAGCCTGCCATTCAAGTTCTTATATTTGATTTCCCAGCCCTAACAAATAAGCAGAAAGCCACAAACacgattttttttccctttcttccttcttccctgtctGGTGATGAGTGTATTTTTATTGCAGACTAAAAGTAAATACCAGTTATGTGACTGATCTCCTTGGCCCTTCTTGGTACAGGAAATTTCCTGACCTCTGTCCTGTGTATTTCCTGCTATAGTCTCCAGGATGTGGATACATTTCTACAAAAGTGACCCAAAACAGGGCTTACAAGACCTGGGACTTAGGGAGCAGCAGCCGTCTAGAAATGAATGATTTGAGATGACCGGGCTAGTTCTCTGACACGTGTGGGCTGGTCGCTTCAGTTACAGTCCACTGTGGGTGTGATGGAACTTCTCAGTAATTGAGTGCTGCCCCTGCCAGGCatgtaaaactttaattttacaaagggaaaaatcatCCTGCTGCTtactagattcatttttttgatAAGCTGCCTCTTACTCTTTGTTACAGAGGTTAAATGGCCAAGACAGACAAATGGAATTAGGCCTTGCTGTGGagacttccattttcttctcagtACCTGACCATTTATGATGAGGCAGCTTATGAAAGTGTGATGTTTGCTTATTTCCTCACAGGTGAATATTATTGCTCTGTTCTCTATTAGATCTTGGATCTTTGCGATTTGTGAAGTTTCAGTTATTTGTGCACCATATGAATAGGATGCTATTAATGAGAGTGGCTCACGTATAATTAACAGTTATGTAAcactatattatataaaattgtatattaaattttatcattttctaaagAGCACTTGTGGTGGTTTATAATTAAAGATACTTCAGTGAGgtccttaaaaagaaattgaaaaccagAGTCAGTGGAAAAGACTAGATATCACATACTGCTGAAAGTGAGGGTATTTATTCACTGTGATTGATTGCTGAATTTGATATTGAGTTTCCTGGTATCTTAGGTAAAGAGATAAATTTAGAGTTACATAACTTTTTCATTTGATAagtgtactatatatatatatatagaaagagagagagaaggagagttaagcattaaaaaattaacacctGTTAATTGAGGGAATATATAAATCTcagaaaagtttagaaaataaagaatctaCGTTTTCACAGTAgagattttagtatttttctcaaCAATATTTTCCCCCATAGTCATCAATTataaaagagttttgttttttttttctgaagatttatttatttgggatgcctgggtggctcagttaggtctccgcctttggcttgggtcatgatcccagggttctgggttgagtcccatgtgaggctccctgctaggtggggagcctgcttcttcctctgcctgctgctccctctgcttgtgctcaggcactctctctctgacaaataaataaatgaaatctttaaataaataaagatttatttatttattttgagagagaaagagagcatgggcatggaaggaggggcag
This region includes:
- the PLA2G15 gene encoding group XV phospholipase A2 isoform X2, with protein sequence MVESLVDWGYTRGEDVRGAPYDWRRAPNENGPYFLALREMIEEMHQLYGGPVVLVAHSMGNMYTLYFLQRQPQAWKNKYIRAFVALGAPWGGVAKTWRVLASGDNNRIPVIGPLKIREQQRSAVSTSWLLPYNYTWSSGKIFVHTPTTNYTLRDYRRFFQDISFKDGWLMRQDTEGLVEATVPPGVPLHCLYGTGVPTPDSFYYESFPDRDPKICFGDGDGTVNLQSALQCQAWRGRQEQQVSLQALPGSEHIEMLANATTLAYLKRVLLGP
- the PLA2G15 gene encoding group XV phospholipase A2 isoform X3; translated protein: MGLSVYLYHATLLPGGFLFLLLLADPALPVGRPPPVVLVPGDLGNQLEAKLDKPTVVHYLCSKRTDSYFTLWLNLELLLPVIIDCWIDNIRLVYNSTSRATQFPDGVDVRVPGFGKTFSLEFLDPSKSSVGSYFHTMVESLVDWGYTRGEDVRGAPYDWRRAPTTATGLEEQVYSCVCGTGCALGGRGQDLACPGLRRQQSDPSHRAPEDPGAAAVCRLHQLAAALQLHLVIWEDLRAHPHNQLHAAGLSPLLPGHQLQRWVAHAAGHGGAG
- the PLA2G15 gene encoding group XV phospholipase A2 isoform X1, translating into MGLSVYLYHATLLPGGFLFLLLLADPALPVGRPPPVVLVPGDLGNQLEAKLDKPTVVHYLCSKRTDSYFTLWLNLELLLPVIIDCWIDNIRLVYNSTSRATQFPDGVDVRVPGFGKTFSLEFLDPSKSSVGSYFHTMVESLVDWGYTRGEDVRGAPYDWRRAPNENGPYFLALREMIEEMHQLYGGPVVLVAHSMGNMYTLYFLQRQPQAWKNKYIRAFVALGAPWGGVAKTWRVLASGDNNRIPVIGPLKIREQQRSAVSTSWLLPYNYTWSSGKIFVHTPTTNYTLRDYRRFFQDISFKDGWLMRQDTEGLVEATVPPGVPLHCLYGTGVPTPDSFYYESFPDRDPKICFGDGDGTVNLQSALQCQAWRGRQEQQVSLQALPGSEHIEMLANATTLAYLKRVLLGP